A window from Drosophila kikkawai strain 14028-0561.14 chromosome 2L, DkikHiC1v2, whole genome shotgun sequence encodes these proteins:
- the LOC108074595 gene encoding mucin-2, which produces MTLRLVSIFAAALFLLFWPAQLDAFITSNTGCHHNGTWFADKSVVPSMEKCLNCQCNRKTLVCRLKVCPEMPMPPPRGCVVVQKKSTCCPYLSCARLDAFYKIPTKRRIIAYLDHYERESIDRVVNDNMLQRRSDDSDTDLFVCVKNGTVYKSGSAMSSSNLCSYCYCIGGTEKCVKPKCMLPVEGCKPIFVDSTCCPVRYDCSSKTSGKSSQEVRYRKTSNKHFQRMSQRLQRNRGCTVGTQFYAEGQKMRSDVDRPCDICFCIRGTRRCAPKKCSPALKNCIPVVPKGQCCPSSYDCGSQRDYRRSHNSRQFNLYNMLFGKDEPEVQETGIIPQNSMAERYPHDRHPTRAPQGNPLEASSEKSILDTLREGLEFIDGNNNKMLANNLDLVGIRTTQAPPLMRTEPNEEGTSSTTALSFLDLLLGPSTENVVLPEEVRQPESTTVKNTLSWMDILLGPDDEEMNPATEAYTEPSSTHNQSEEVKTSTNSIKRIAEDFEEQFDNGEMAAGELPAEAQQISMANSGIWPKPVTEAVLPPAKEEPSLFNALIDGLSGILKEPLNQTSTSTTSTTTSTEKPLKTNVFAPPMFRPLPSGKPTHTRINSKLANLTVTPPMLVVTSKYGQHQPVTHRTAENRVNLTTTTEKPTSTTQRISMETTTMKTTPKPSSTAKPKLKTTRKTITTPKPTTSQPTTQKPTTLRPTTKKPVTTKPTTQKPKTPRPLTTTTPPKTTSPTLSTTPSPTSSTTPSTPSSTTHSTTSSTISTTPKPISTPQPTIRTTGKPKFKPKIKPYTTSTPKPLVIKTNPSILEAEPLEDSSGGEPTLPPSLPNLKIIPFLPTDAVETVPKDSYPSNFYQQKVASDKMDVVGYDTMDDSVALYTQSQPDQAAYKYKFNVEVPAVQPAPEPVVHLGGKYEGSAAYVKFDFERPVVPPQHNGFSPPTETEGGFMPKEPLVIDGEVLQEHVTSSGINGPLDSFHVTQHIIDITTSGTQDNDTASIEITTPDPFKDVIHTEPSPNLDELIVDKANKQPAIEEHIETVTFSVSNSTSTSSSSTSFSSPTSISTAATTTTSTEKETPLIDKYEINKLDKLLDELLGLKLPQGDVVSSTVPPFKQMPKATAATATAATPTSTTSVTGTPATAIAGAATATAGRPTGTTRAPGLKKGGNKTKNKQTAGNRRKVQSATRRQSTPAPTRAPPATARTPSTPPPLPTAPAPATSTTTATRSTTLHPFLNSPFDKLPFMDASYEVRPHRLPPMGQEQQLQSHEQPTQQFHHYQHATRPPTTAAPPAKSAEEEAPLSERMGAPGFPAMDGGDPLGQLKLAGCNIYGRMYRVGRIIVELSSQCLECKCTEVGVKCGPLDC; this is translated from the exons ATGACGCTGCGCTTAGTCAGCATATTCGCCGCGGCATTATTCCTCCTATTTTGGCCGGCACAGCTGGATGCATTTATCACGTCGAACACAG GCTGTCACCACAATGGCACTTGGTTCGCTGACAAGTCGGTGGTGCCCAGCATGGAGAAGTGTCTCAACTGTCAGTGCAACCGAAAGACTCTTGTGTGCCGCCTAAAAGTGTGCCCCGAGATGCCCATGCCTCCACCTAGGGGATGTGTGGTGGTCCAAAAAAAGAGCACCTGCTGTCCATATCTGTCCTGCGCTCGCTTAGATGCCTTTTATAAGATCCCCACCAAGCGACGCATCATTGCCTACTTGGATCACTATGAGCGGGAGTCCATAGATCGCGTGGTCAACGATAATATGTTGCAGAGGCGTTCGGATGACTCCGACACCGATCTGTTTG TTTGTGTGAAGAATGGAACTGTCTACAAGTCGGGCTCAGCCATGTCGTCCTCCAATTTGTGCAGTTACTGTTACTGCATAG GCGGTACCGAGAAATGCGTAAAGCCCAAATGCATGCTACCTGTAGAGGGCTGCAAGCCAATCTTTGTAGACTCCACCTGCTGCCCGGTTCGCTATGATTGCAGCAGCAAGACTTCAGGCAAATCCTCGCAGGAGGTGCGCTACAGAAAGACCTCGAACAAGCATTTCCAGCGCATGTCGCAGCGTTTGCAGCGCAATCGAGGCTGCACTGTGGGCACCCAGTTCTACGCTGAGGGTCAGAAGATGCGCTCAGATGTGGACAGACCTTGTGACATCTGCTTCTGTATCCGTGGAACGCGTCGCTGCGCCCCCAAGAAGTGCTCGCCGGCGCTGAAGAACTGTATTCCGGTGGTCCCCAAGGGTCAGTGCTGTCCCTCGAGTTACGACTGCGGCAGTCAGAGGGACTATCGCAGATCGCACAATTCCCGGCAGTTTAACCTGTACAACATGCTTTTTGGCAAAGACGAACCGGAAGTCCAGGAGACGGGCATTATACCCCAAAACTCCATGGCCGAAAGGTATCCGCACGATCGCCATCCTACCAGAGCTCCGCAGGGCAATCCCTTGGAGGCCAGCAGTGAGAAGAGCATTTTAGACACACTGCGCGAAGGCCTTGAGTTCATTGATGGAAATAACAATAAGATGCTGGCCAACAATCTGGATCTAGTGGGAATTAGGACCACACAAGCCCCTCCTCTAATGAGAACCGAACCCAATGAGGAGGGTACCAGCAGCACCACAGCCCTCAGCTTTCTGGATCTCCTCTTAGGTCCCAGCACGGAAAATGTGGTGCTGCCAGAAGAGGTTAGGCAGCCGGAGTCCACGACGGTTAAGAACACCCTCTCCTGGATGGATATACTCCTGGGACCAGATGACGAGGAAATGAATCCCGCTACCGAGGCCTACACAGAACCCAGCTCTACGCATAATCAATCCGAGGAAGTAAAGACCTCAACGAATAGTATAAAGAGGATAGCGGAGGACTTTGAAGAGCAGTTTGATAATGGAGAAATGGCAGCAGGTGAACTTCCAGCAGAGGCTCAGCAAATAAGCATGGCCAACTCCGGAATTTGGCCGAAACCAGTTACCGAAGCTGTACTTCCTCCAGCGAAAGAAGAGCCAAGTCTATTCAATGCCCTGATAGATGGACTATCGGGTATACTTAAAGAGCCTCTTAATCAGACATCCACGAGTACTACTAGCACCACCACCTCGACGGAGAAGCCACTGAAGACAAATGTGTTTGCTCCACCCATGTTCCGTCCGCTGCCAAGTGGCAAGCCAACTCACACGCGAATCAACTCGAAGCTGGCTAATCTCACAGTGACACCGCCAATGTTGGTGGTGACCAGCAAATATGGTCAGCATCAGCCGGTGACCCACAGAACGGCGGAAAACAGGGTTAATTTAACTACTACTACAGAAAAGCCCACTAGTACCACTCAGCGAATATCGATGGAAACTACGACGATGAAAACCACACCAAAGCCTTCTTCTACGGCAAAACCCAAGCTAAAAACCACTAGGAAAACTATAACGACGCCAAAACCCACAACTTCACAACCGACAACTCAAAAACCCACTACTCTAAGGCCCACAACTAAGAAACCAGTAACTACAAAGCCTACAACTCAGAAACCAAAAACACCAAGACCTTTAACAACAACTACGCCACCAAAAACCACATCGCCAACGCTTTCAACAACTCCTTCACCAACTTCATCAACAACTCCGTCAACACCCTCATCGACAACCCATTCAACAACCTCTTCAACAATCTCAACAACACCCAAGCCAATTTCAACACCGCAACCTACAATTCGAACCACTGGCAAACCGAAATTCAAACCCAAGATCAAACCCTATACTACAAGCACTCCCAAACCCTTGGTTATAAAAACGAACCCCAGTATTTTGGAAGCCGAACCCCTAGAGGACTCCAGTGGCGGAGAACCCACATTGCCACCGAGTCTACCGAATCTAAAGATAATACCCTTTCTGCCAACCGATGCCGTGGAAACTGTTCCCAAGGACAGCTATCCCAGTAACTTTTATCAGCAGAAGGTAGCCTCTGATAAAATGGATGTGGTTGGGTACGATACCATGGATGATTCGGTGGCTTTATACACACAATCTCAGCCTGATCAGGCTGCCTACAAGTACAAGTTCAATGTTGAAGTTCCGGCCGTGCAGCCCGCTCCCGAGCCAGTGGTTCATCTCGGTGGGAAATACGAGGGCAGTGCCGCTTACGTAAAGTTCGATTTTGAAAGACCGGTGGTGCCGCCTCAACACAATGGATTTTCGCCGCCCACCGAAACGGAGGGTGGATTTATGCCCAAGGAACCTCTGGTCATCGATGGGGAAGTTCTCCAGGAACATGTCACCTCAAGTGGAATCAATGGTCCATTGGATAGCTTCCATGTCACGCAGCACATAATCGATATTACAACATCGGGGACGCAAGATAACGATACTGCTTCAATAG aaaTCACCACACCCGATCCTTTTAAGGATGTCATCCACACAGAGCCGTCGCCCAATCTCGATGAATTAATCGTTGACAAAGCGAACAAGCAACCGGCGATTGAAGAGCATATTGAAACTGTCACTTTCAGTGTTAGCAACTCCACATCCACTTCATCCTCCTCTACATCCTTTAGCTCCCCAACCAGCATCAGCACCgcagcaacaacgacaacatCAACGGAAAAGGAAACCCCATTGATAGATAAATatgaaatcaataaattagATAAGCTCTTGGATGAGCTGCTCGGATTGAAGTTGCCCCAAGGAGATGTGGTGAGCAGCACAGTGCCGCCATTTAAGCAAATGCCAAAGGcaacggcagcaacagcaacggcagcaacaccaacatcCACAACTTCTGTGACTGGcacaccagcaacagcaatagcaggagcagcaacgGCAACCGCAGGTCGGCCAACGGGGACAACACGTGCTCCGGGCTTAAAAAAGGGCGGcaataaaacgaaaaacaaacagaCCGCTGGCAATAGACGCAAGGTCCAGAGTGCCACGCGTCGCCAGAGCACTCCAGCACCCACCAGAGCCCCGCCGGCAACAGCCAGGACTCCctctactcctcctcctcttccaaCTGCCCCGGCACCGGCCACATCAACCACAACAGCAACGAGAAGCACTACTCTGCATCCATTTTTGAACTCGCCATTCGACAAATTGCCCTTCATGGATGCCAGCTACGAGGTGAGACCGCACAGATTGCCGCCGATggggcaggagcagcagtTGCAGTCGCATGAGCAGCCAACGCAGCAATTCCACCATTACCAGCATGCAACGAGACCGCCGACAACTGCTGCTCCGCCGGCTAAATCCGCGGAAGAGGAGGCGCCGCTTTCAGAGCGGATGGGTGCACCGGGATTCCCGGCTATGGACGGGGGGGATCCCC